TTTGCACTGCCTTTGTGGCTAAATCCTAAAAAAAGTGCCGCTGTCATCGTTATGCCTGATCTTGAGACGCCAGGGATGAGCGCCACAGCCTGCGCTAAGCCTATGATGAGAGCAAATTTTATGGTCATTTCGTATTCGCTTTTGTTTGTTGAGCGAAGATCAGCAAAGTAAAGTGCGATACCAAAGATGATCGTTGTAACTGCGATCACAACGCCACTTCTTGCGTACTCTTCGATCACGTTGTTAAACAAAAGTCCAAAGATGCCAACTGGGATAGTGGCAAATCCCACGCACCAGACAAGCAAGCTATCGCCCACCATCTTTCTTTGTGCTATCGAGGCAAAAAAGTCGCGAAGTAGCTTAAAAATCGTATCTTTAAAATAAAAAAGTATCGCGCTTAGCGTACCAACATGCACTGCCACGTCAAAAGCAAGCCCTTGATCTGGCCAGCCAAGTAGCTTTGGCACCAAGATGAGATGAGCCGAGCTGGATATCGGCAAAAACTCGCTTATGCCTTGCACCAAGGCCAAAACGATAA
Above is a window of Campylobacter concisus DNA encoding:
- a CDS encoding undecaprenyl-diphosphate phosphatase — protein: MEISHVIVLALVQGISEFLPISSSAHLILVPKLLGWPDQGLAFDVAVHVGTLSAILFYFKDTIFKLLRDFFASIAQRKMVGDSLLVWCVGFATIPVGIFGLLFNNVIEEYARSGVVIAVTTIIFGIALYFADLRSTNKSEYEMTIKFALIIGLAQAVALIPGVSRSGITMTAALFLGFSHKGSANFSFLLSIPVIILAGGLESIKLIKDPNALPWSDIALGVIISAVSAYICVKLFMGIISRIRMLPFVIYRLILGAFLLYLFL